The Magnolia sinica isolate HGM2019 chromosome 9, MsV1, whole genome shotgun sequence genome contains a region encoding:
- the LOC131255044 gene encoding receptor like protein 22-like, whose protein sequence is MALLSSKIPSFLILCSFVFLSLVFATQQCNHHHFSALLQLKQGFDFSYTNRNLSSWNSNDPNCCSWEGITCHGATGYVISLDLGGLWMNGRIDFESVFRLRNLQRLNLAQNNFDPTPIPSEIDQLISLTHLNLSHSSFYGQIPPEIFHLTALVSLDLSYNEYANTSVSLSLKLENPSIGALVQNLPSLSELYLDWVDILALGSESVQPLFLPLPRLNKLSLRNCGLSGSIYSFLSQLHFLSELDLSYNNLSSAVPNFTGTLRKLILQACGLSSSIFSSLSQLHFLSELDLSYNNLASAVDSLPNLKFLTHLYLPQCNLSGSLPSSLSNLTKLQYLALSSNRLSGPIPSSYGNELLNLKVIDLWNNSLNGTIPSSLFSLPSLQKLNLRANQLSGELGEFHNASSSQLEIIYLNNNNLQGIIPRSVFQLRKLKELDVSFNKFSGVVELGLFQNLKNLLLIDLSENKLSVQDVGGNFTFVSFPQFEYLGLRSCNINAFPNFLRNQELLRGLDLSNNKISGEIPKWIWEVGNGALFSLNLSHNVLQGVLPPSPHLLPNPLTILDLSSNMLEGSLPIPSPSILFFSVSNNSLGGEIPLSFCNAIGLTVLDLSYNHFIGQVPPCLGEIGNALIVLNLQGNAFNGTLLQTFKEGCNIQTLDLSQNQFEGQVPRSLANCKMLEVLNLGNNQINDTFPSWIEVLPQLCVLVLKFNKFYGTIGHPLINHPSPLLQIFDLSSNSFEGNLPSNMFKSWKGMMRENKFQTLYLGKPIIGSVYYQDKVSIVSKGLQFELVKILTAFTVVDLSKNKFEGEIPKSFGDLKSLHVLNISYNHFMGSIPTSFGSIKELESLDLSQNELSGEIPQQLTELTFLAVLNLSQNHLMGKIPQSRQFLTFNNESFKGNLGLCGLPLSRKCKDNKGTTPSALSPLESEKNYDWELLWIGFGVGYGVGVGMLFWTLALWRKGRREFYIFFDKILFLIFPSIGL, encoded by the coding sequence ATGGCTCTCCTCTCTTCGAAAATCCCGTCATTTCTGATATTGTGCTCCTTCGTTTTCCTCTCTCTTGTATTTGCAACCCAGCAATGCAACCATCATCACTTCTCTGCCTTGCTCCAATTGAAACAGGGCTTTGACTTCTCTTACACCAACAGAAACCTCTCCTCATGGAATTCGAACGATCCCAATTGCTGCTCTTGGGAAGGCATCACATGCCATGGAGCCACTGGTTACGTGATCAGTCTCGACCTCGGTGGCCTTTGGATGAACGGTCGGATTGATTTTGAAAGCGTCTTTCGTCTTAGGAATCTGCAGAGGCTCAACCTCGCTCAAAATAACTTCGATCCTACTCCAATCCCTTCTGAGATTGACCAGCTCATCAgtttgacccatctcaacctctctcATTCATCTTTTTATGGTCAAATCCCGCCAGAAATCTTCCACTTGACCGCGTTGGTTTCTCTCGATCTATCTTACAATGAATACGCCAATACATCTGTATCTCTATCCctgaaactcgaaaacccaagcaTTGGAGCACTCGTCCAAAACCTGCCGAGTCTGAGTGAACTCTATCTGGACTGGGTAGATATCCTAGCACTGGGTAGTGAGTCGGTCCAGCCCTTATTCTTGCCACTCCCTCGTCTCAACAAGTTGAGCTTACGAAATTGTGGTCTTTCAGGCTCCATCTATTCCTTCCTTTCACAGCttcatttcttatctgaactcgacctcagctaTAACAATCTATCCTCTGCAGTGCCCAACTTCACTGGGACTCTCCGAAAGTTGATCTTACAAGCTTGTGGTCTTTCAAGCTCCATCTTTTCTTCCCTGTCACAGCtgcatttcttatctgaacttgACCTCAGCTATAATAATCTGGCCTCTGCAGTAGATTCTCTCCCTAATCTCAAATTCTTGACTCATTTATACCTCCCCCAGTGCAACTTGTCTGGATCATTACCATCCTCACTTTCAAACCTTACCAAACTGCAATACTTGGCTCTTTCATCCAATAGATTGAGTGGCCCTATTCCTTCTTCATATGGAAACGAGCTTCTGAATCTCAAAGTGATCGACTTATGGAATAATTCGCTTAATGGGACCATTCCGTCATCATTGTTTTCACTCCCATCGTTACAAAAGTTGAATCTCAGAGCTAACCAGCTTAGCGGTGAACTTGGCGAGTTCCACAATGCCTCTTCTTCACAGCTGGAGATCATCTATTTGAATAACAATAACTTGCAAGGGATTATTCCGAGATCAGTCTTTCAACTTAGGAAGCTTAAAGAACTTGATGTTTCTTTCAACAAATTCAGTGGTGTTGTGGAGCTAGGCTTATTTCAAAACCTTAAGAACCTATTACTCATCGATCTTTCAGAAAACAAGTTGTCAGTCCAAGATGTTGGTGGTAATTTCACTTTTGTCTCCTTCCCCCAGTTTGAATATTTGGGGTTGCGTTCTTGCAACATCAATGCATTTCCAAATTTCTTGAGAAATCAAGAGCTGTTGAGGGGACTGGACCTTTCCAACAACAAAATAAGTGGTGAAATACCCAAATGGATATGGGAGGTTGGGAATGGGGCTTTATTCTCTTTAAATCTTTCTCACAATGTTCTACAAGGAGTACTTCCACCATCTCCCCATCTTTTGCCGAATCCCTTGACAATTCTTGACCTTAGCTCCAACATGCTAGAAGGCTCACTTCCAATCCCATCACCTTCCATACTTTTCTTTTCAGTTTCAAACAATAGCCTTGGTGGAGAAATCCCCCTATCATTTTGCAATGCAATAGGCCTAACGGTCCTTGATTTGTCTTACAATCACTTCATTGGTCAGGTTCCACCATGTTTGGGTGAGATTGGCAATGCTCTTATTGTGTTGAATCTTCAAGGAAATGCTTTCAATGGCACCTTGCTTCAGACATTTAAAGAGGGATGTAATATACAAACTCTCGATCTCagtcaaaatcaatttgaaggtcAAGTGCCAAGGTCTTTGGCCAATTGCAAAATGTTGGAGGTATTAAACCttggaaacaatcaaataaatGACACCTTTCCTTCGTGGATAGAAGTTTTGCCCCAGCTATGCGTCCTAGTCTTGAAATTCAACAAATTTTATGGTACCATTGGGCATCCTCTAATAAATCACCCCTCACCGCTATTACAAATTTTCGACCTCTCTTCCAATAGCTTCGAGGGTAATCTGCCATCAAATATGTTCAAGAGCTGGAAGGGAATGATGAGAGAGAACAAATTCCAAACTTTGTACCTTGGCAAACCAATAATAGGTTCTGTATACTATCAAGACAAAGTGTCTATAGTTAGCAAAGGGCTACAGTTCGAACTGGTAAAGATCCTCACTGCCTTTACCGTAGTGGATCTCTCAAAGAACAAATTCGAAGGGGAGATCCCAAAATCATTTGGGGATCTAAAGTCGCTCCACGTCCTCAATATATCATACAATCATTTCATGGGCTCAATTCCAACGTCATTCGGAAGCATAAAGGAGCTAGAATCATTGGATCTCTCGCAAAATGAATTGTCGGGTGAAATCCCTCAGCAACTTACAGAGTTAACATTCCTTGCAGTGTTAAATCTTTCACAAAACCATCTCATGGGAAAAATACCACAAAGTCGACAGTTTCTTACATTTAACAATGAATCATTCAAAGGAAACTTAGGATTGTGTGGACTTCCACTATCAAGGAAATGCAAAGATAACAAGGGTACAACACCATCTGCTCTATCACCATTGGAATCTGAAAAGAACTATGATTGGGAATTATTGTGGATAGGATTTGGAGTTGGATACGGAGTAGGAGTGGGAATGCTTTTTTGGACTCTAGCACTTTGgaggaaaggaaggagagaatTCTATATATTTTTTGATAAAATACTTTTCTTGATTTTTCCTTCCATAGGTTTGTAA